The Papaver somniferum cultivar HN1 chromosome 6, ASM357369v1, whole genome shotgun sequence genome segment AATTTACAGACATAAGTTGGATGATCAGGATCAATAAAACCAGGAGGATGTTGCATATAAACCTCTTCTAACAAATCCCCATGTAGAAAGGCATTGCTCACATCCAGTTGAGCAATGTTCCAATTATAGTTAACTGCAAGAGCAAGAATGACTCTAATGGTAGTTGGTTTGGCTACAGGGCTAAAGGTTTCAGAGAAGTCAATACCTTCTTGTTGATGGAACCCTTTTGCAACAAGTCTAGCCTTGCATTTGTTTAAAGAACCATCAGGATTATGCCGAACTCTGAACACCCACTTGCAGTCCACAACATTTTGAGATGGGTGAGGGGGTACTAAAGACCAAGTACCTGCAGTTTGTAGAGCATTGAATTCTGCATATAATGGTGGTGTCCAGATAGGGCTCTTTAGAGCTTGAGAAACACAGGTTGGTAGTGAAGGATGCTGAGACTTTAGTAAGTTGGCAGATAATATATATTTAGTTGAatatttctttttcttgaaaATCCCAGCCTTGCCCCTGGTGACCATAGTATGATTATTATGAATTTGAGCATCAGCTGAAGGAGACGAAGGTGCAGGAGGAGAAACTGGTAAGGTAGTGGGAATTTCAGGTGGACTGGTTGAAGTAGAAGTGACAATTGAGCTATCAGAAGTAACATCAGTTGTGGTAGGTGTTGATAGTGGCTCAGAAGTAGATGTGATATGAGAGGAAGAAGGAACAGGTTGTTTAAGAGGATACACAGTTTCTTGAAAAACAACATGGTTAGAGATGTAGATTTTACCTGTGGAAATGTCCAAGCATCTGTATCCTTTGTGGTTAGCAGCATAACCAAGAAATACACACGATACACTTCTGGGATCCAATTTATGACAAGCATAAGGTCTTAACCATGGAAAACAAAAGCAGCCAAATGGTCTTAGAAAATTATAATCAGGTGCCCTGTGAAAAAGTACTTCAAATGGAGATTTAAACTTTAATGATCTGACAGGAAGCCTGTTGAAAGTGTAGTTAGCTGTAGTGGATACTTCAAcccagaaagaagaagaaataccagACTGTATAAGCATAGTCCTAGCAACATCCAATATATGCCTGTGCTTggattcagcaacaccatttttcTCAGGAGTATGAGGACAAGTAATTTCATGTAAGATGCCTTGAGTAGAAAGAAAATCTGCCAATTCTTTATTTATAAACTCACCACCACCATCTTTTCTGATTGTCTTAATGCAATATTGTAGTTGCTTTTCAATTTGAGTCTTAAATTGGTAGAAGACTTTTCTGAAATCAATCTTGTCAAACAAAGGGAAAATCCAACAAAATTTGGAGAAATCATCAATTATAttgacataatatttgtaaccagAGACAGAAGTTACAGGACAAGGACCCCATAGATCAAGATGTAAAATCTCTAAAGGGGTAGAGATACAATGGGTAGACATAGAAAATGGGAGTTTATGACTTCTACCTAAGTGACAATCATTACAGAAGATAGGTGTTCTCATTACAGATGAGGATAGAGAACTACAAACATGTTGCATTATTTGAAATGTTGGGTGTGCAAGCCTTTTGTGCCAAGTATCAGCTGAGATAGTTGTTGTTGAAACACCAGAGAGAGTTTTGTGAGTGGAATCATGTAGAAAATGCAGTGGATACAAACCATTATTGTGAGGCCCTTGCAAAAGTATCTTCCCATTGTATAAATCCTTCACATAGAAACCATTTGAATCAAATGTTATGGAACATTGATTATCAGAAGTAAACTTATGTACAAATAATAAGTTGTGAGAGGATTTAGGAACTAGTAAAACATTTTTTAGATGAAACTTATGATTTGTAGAGGACTTTAAAGTAAAACCAGAATGAGTGATTGCCATACCTTCACCATTGGTATCTTGAATTTCCTCTAAACCCTCATAAGTAGAAAGATCTTGAAGTTCAGCTGGATCAGATGTAATGTGGTTATTTTCCCCTGTGTCTGCATACCAAGGATTGGTCCCCAAAATATTTGCTGAAGCTAGCATGGCAGTGAGATGTTGAGGTGTATGAGAATTGTGATATGCAAAATTTAGCCTGTTATGGCACTCAAGAGCAGTATGGCCTTGTTTCTGACAGATTTGACAGAAGATTGGGTTGTTGGTAGATGCTAACTCTGAATTAGCTGAAGATGGAAATGTTGTTGCGGAGGAGGTGGTCTAGAAGGAGATGCAGATGAATTTGAACTTTGACCATGGAAGAAAGTACTTCTACCAGAATGAAAACCTCTACCAGATCCTCTTGAGAAAAGTGGATGAAAGCTATTAAATCGACCACCAGTGCCTCTACCATGTTGTTTGAATGAATTCATGTTAGCAGCAAAAGCCTTATTTGATGATTCAGTAAGTAAATGGGCATTTCTATCACAGGAAACAGTTTACTCACTTAATAAGTTGTTATGCAATTCAATGGATGAAATAGGAGGATATCTGTGACGCATTGAGGTAGCAAAGGGGATATAATCTGAATTTAACGCAGAAAGAGTAACAACTACTAATTCTTGATCTGAAATTATCTTTCCAGTTGCAACAAGTTGATCCGACAAAGATTTAATCTCATTAATGAGAGCGAAGATAGTTTTATCACCTTGTTTGAGTGCAAGAAGTTTAGTACGCAATTGAATAGAGTGAGTTGTTGAGGATCTTGCAAACCTTGCTATGATGCTACTCCATAGCTGGTAAGATGTTGTGCAATTTGAGAAGTAGGCAATTACTTTGTCTGAAATTGTAGAGTGAATCCACATTAAGATTGAGGCATCTTCATCCATCCAGTCAGTGTAGAGCTGATTTTCAATATTATTCGTTTGATTTCTGACATTGGTGAATTGAGGAGGACATATATGAGTACCATCAAGAAATCGAAGAATCTTGTATTTGCGAATAACAGGAGACATTAGGTTTTTCCAAGTGATGAAGTTGTCTTCTGTGAGTTTGAGATGGACAAAACTATTGAGTTGAGAAAGAGAAACAGAAGTAATAGAGATACTTGTAGGGTTTTCCATCGAAGCAGAGGTTGAAGATGATGGAAAATCTAGAATCATAAAGAAGTTTTAGATCTGGAAAGATTAAGCGGAAGCTGAAAGGAATCGAAGAACCTGAGAGATGTGAGAAGATCTCTCAGTCTGATACCATAGTTACACAGAAGAATCAAATGTAAATATGAATCTTCATTTACTGAGAAACAATGAAGAACATAAGCAGTTGCAGAAACTGATGTTACACTATTGAATTGTTTCTCACATTAAAGACCCTCACATACATTAGATAATACCTGAAATAAGATTTGCTAATATACTCACAGATAGGCTGTCACTCCTGCTAACATACACAGAACAAATCCGAGAGTGACAACACATACAAAGCTGTTAGACCAATGACTGAGTGACACATCTGCTAGACCAATGACTGAGTGACAGCTCAATAACTGTTTGTTACTGTTGGAATAGTTGAGTTGTTATTAATTTATACTTAGGAATACAAGGCGAacttttaaattattttttttttgtagaatttattcattttttttttgcttgttgtATAACTTTTGGTTTTTGTGTAACTACATCTGTAAAGAAAATGATTGTGTTGTATCAAATGTTATTTTACATTTTTAATCAAATCATAACTTTGTTTAGTCAAAAGAATAAagttaaaaataaataagatattttgtttattgttaaggtCCACAATTTAAAGTCCGGACCTCTAACTGGACCTTTTGAGATTATTCAAAAGTATTATAATTgaaatttgttttaaaaaaaataggtCAAAAAAGTCCGGACTTTTTCTTGCTAAAGTCTGGACCTTTTAAAAATCTCAAATATGGGTTGCCACATAGGAGTCACATATGTTCCGGAAGATCTGGACCATTAGACTTGGTGTCCGGACCTTAGGTGCCAGATAAGCACCACGTGGGCTAAAGAAGGTCCTCATTTTTAAAACTAAGGTCCGGACCACACCGTCTACGTCATCATCCCAATagtgttatttaatttttttaacctTACATCTCTATTACACCTCTTTCAAGGTCCACAAAAGTTTGCACTTTGACGTCTTAATTTTTCGTTCTTATTTCATTTTCCTTCCTTCCTCGTAGAAGCATACCACAACATCATATGCTAAAGTCTACCCCTCCATCACCTTGTTCCTCGTcctccttcttctttcttttttgttattctccttcttcatatcATATGATGTCTGTCTAAGGCGACACcatcaaagttagggtttgattaCAAGTTCAATTTTGCTTGTCCATGGGTTTCTTCCACAATTTGTCTTTCGAATTTCTTACCAGACCATTATTTGATCGTGCCAAATTCATTTGcggtatgtacataggaaatcCAAACAACTTAATCTTTTCCCTTATCCTAATTTGTTTGATTAGGTTAGAAAAAGTAAAGATAAAAATTATAGTTAATCTTCTCATTATGATTTTTTCTGTTAAACGAAAAGAAAACATTATTGCTCATTtactgtttgataaaatgcttcaAGGAAGTATTTGTGTTTGCCGACTTCCACGGGtttttttatttaaggttttagtAATGGTTCTTCAtaagagttaaaaaaaaattgagtacaAGTATATGGAACTAACAATGAGATGATAATTTTTGACAGGCATTAGCAGAGTCAATTGGCGATTGGTATTGTGGGTAAACGATATGTTACCGATTAAGCAGTGTACTCCAGCATTGTGAAAACCAATTGGTGTTGTTTATAGTGCATATTAGTTAAACTGCTATGGGAAATTGTTGTGTTCAGCTGTACTGTGTGGACTACAAGGTCCACAAAGACCACATTAGTTAAATTGTTATACTTTGATACTGACGTACTCGCAGTTATGCTCTAATGTTCGAGCATTGATGGCAATTTTCTTGAGTTTATTTTTCGCAGTCTCATCGATGTCCCCTCTCCATCGCATAGCTGCTGTTCTGTTATAGTCGTTGCAGTCAGGAAAAGCGCTCCCGGAGACTAGCACGGTATGCATTTGGTCCTAAACTAATAATCCTCATTCTTCGATTGTGCTAACTAATTACAGTCATCGTCTATATTTGGTGTTTATAAAGTCTATATTAGACAATTTTGCTAACTAATTACAGTTGTTGTCTGATCATTTCTATTCTCATTACTTATTTAGTCAAacttatttctatatattttcattatttagTTTTATCTCAAACTTCAGTACTCTTACGTTTCTGCCTTAATTATATTCTCTCATTTCGTCctcttattattatttctcattttGTCAGAGATATGCAGAATTTTAGGTATAATAGAGAATACTAGAGAAATAAATGGAGATACGTAGAATTTTAGGTATAATAGAGAATAATAGAGAAGTAAATGGAAATTGAATCTATTGTATTATTTATATATGCATATAGGAGTAATTAGGATTGGGTTAGAAAGTTAACTAATATAAGTTGTATTATTAATTAGAAaagattttaatttaatttttggagAAAGATAAGAACATGTGTATTTGTTAGGTTGAATCAGTATAAAAAGAAGTCATAAATTAGGCACAACATTTATTCTTTCTTCTGCCAGTAGCTAGGGTTTGGTGCATTAAAATCATAAACTCTTGCTGTATCGATTTGGTTTTAACTCTGCATTCAATATGCACAAACGCAAAGTAATAACGTAAGTATGTTGATCTGATTTTTTTATTGCTGGTGGTAATTTTGTTTTGTTCTAAGTATTACAATTTAGATTTTGTTATTTAtgtggtgatcaaagattgttttACTGTTAGCAGGGTTGTCCCTACACACAGTGGTGATGATGAGGCTGCATACGAAAGTGCTGAAAGATGCCCATTTAGCAGTCCAAAATTACCTTGGGGAGTTGAACAATACCCGGATTATAATCGGACATTCGATACTACTCCTCTTAGTGAAGGTGCTGACTCTGATGACGATGATAGTAGGAGGGAACATTACAGGTGGTTCGCCGATTGGAATAAATgtgaagataacaattatttcagCGAAGGATATACTAGTTCAGAAAACTCAGCTATACCTAGTgacgctgaagaagaagaagacatccCACGCCTACCGCGTAGAAGACTGAACTTCGCAAATGGAGTTGCAGGTGAAAACGTCAACGCTGCGGATGAGGATGTGGTTGTTGCATGGGTTACTAGTATCGTATTGACTTGCATGAAAGAAAGACTTCGTACTAAGCCCCCAACAATACGAAAGATgttcttaaaaaagaaaaaggtcaAGATATCCTACTGGACTGCTCTTCGTGCAAGGCATATGTGCCTTGAGAAGATACATGGGTTGGGCTCATATGAAAGAAGTTTCAGGTAACTTTATTACCTTTTGTGTATTAGAAGTGTCGATTTCATTAGTTATAGATATTTATGTCTTTAACATAATTGTTTTGATATGCAACTGTTTGAATTTAGGTTAGTACCTGAGCTGTGCCACCAGATTAAGGCTATCAACCCGAGGAACATAGCAGTTTGGTCCAAAGACAACATGACCAATGAGTTTCAAGGACTTTGTATCTCTTATAAGGCGTTTTTGGAGGGATTTAAGAATGAATGTAGACCTTTGATAGCTTTGGACGGATTTCCACTCAAAAGCAAGTATAGGGGCGTAGGCTTGACTTCCTCTTCAGTTGATGGGAACAATGGCATGTTTCCCATTGCCATCTATGTTTGTTTGACTGAAACCCAAGAAACATGGAGTCGGTTCCTTTGCATTCTCAAACCTTTTCTGATGGAATTGAAAATGACAATTATGTTTTTTTCggatcatgagaaaggtgaaaCATTGTTTTATTATATCATTACTATGGTGTAAGAGTGTTTTGTGTGTCTAATGATGTTTGAAAGTTGTCCTATCGTTGATTTGGTGTAGTGCAATTCCATTTCAATTCGATGCCGATGAATGTATATATCAAAAACTGTAAAATATGATATcacaaattaaaagaaaataacttCACTTATATATGTTCGAATAAAATCAGCAATTTTGATGAAAGAATAATCAAGAACTTTCTTAAGTATTGAAAACAGAATTGGCGATTTTAAATGCAATTCAGCAATTAAAAACAGCTGGAGACTAATTTTCTTTGGAACCTAGTTTACAGAATTGGTAACCAGTATGCATGTTGCATGATGACAACTGTTCAATACCTAGCCAGGCAGACTGCACCCAAAATACTACTCAAGGATCCAACATTCTTCATACCATTAACACATTATCTTAGATGAGACAATCTAAGGTAAAAGAAAAGAGATAATTATTCAGTGCTTGTGCCATTCACCTCTATAAATTGTTTCTTGAACAGCTGCAAAGAAATTTCACAACGAAATCGAGGAGTTTTACTTTGTTCGATTTTCTGGAAGGAAATATCCCTAATTATATGATCAATAAACTTGATGGCAAAGACACTACAAGAGGACCTGCAATATGAATACGATCAAGTATATTATTCATTTTCTACTTGGATCATTTCTCCCACTTGCTCAAAATGTCTGTGGAAAAATATAtgtttatttataaaaaaaatgataacaACTAAACAAGGAAGAAAACAAAACAGGAATTTCAAGTAAATAGTTACCCATCTGTTTGTTGAGGGAGATTTTTGCTGTAAAATATACAATGCCATTCACCAGAACCCGTCACGCCTCGCAGATACTCACGGAGAATCTCAATTTCCTCGTAAATGTTGGTATTCTTACCAGTACGAGGCGGTATCTTGGAATCATAAATTGTAATTCTCCTTTCTGCCATTTTAATGGTGAGAGCTACCCAGTGTGTCTTTTTAACATTAAGCACACCATATACTGTAGAAACCGCATCCCAAGGGAGTGGACGAGCATCATCATGTTTCGGAGAAATTCCTAGTCTGATTCTTTCCATCACTTTGTCGATCttgttctcaagaattttctgttCCACAATAACGAGGCTCAGTCATAATGCATTAAtataaaaaataagaaatataTCCCGCGGTAACTATTTCACACAACCATACAAGCATATACGTCTCGAAGTATGTCCAGGTATGATTTGCCCCGGTGAAGTACTTTGACTTTCGCAACAGGTACAGTGTTTTGTTAATAACCTGCAGGTGGACCCTAAAGAGATAAGTTCACCATCCCTGAAAATTTTCCCAATATCTAAATGATGTAATTGACTTACCTCATCACCTAGCCACCCAGATGGATCCAGTAGTCTAGATAAGTCTCCACAATTCACTAATGACATACCATTATCATTATAGAATTCTCCATGTATTTTACTGTGGCATAGACACACCGAAAACAAGGAATTAATGAATTCGTTTTGATATGTAAAAGAAGACAAAAAAAACTAGGGAGACTAACCTTTGGTCTAAGAAACAGAATAGATCATTTATATCTTCTTCGTTTTGCCAGTCAGTTATCTGAGTTTTCATATTATTCCTGATAACAGACTCCTTGCTTTCCACCTTTTATCGAGGCTTCTTTTGGTTACGACCATCATTTGTAAATGGAGGCCTTCTATATCTGGAAGGGATTATTTCCCTCTTAACCTTGGCCGCTTTAGGAATTATTTTtacgtcatcatcatcattggaGTTGCTGGATACTTCGAGTTCCCGATGcattcttttttttcctcttgggCTGTTTGAAATGTTAATTGCCTACATATCTAGCACAATGAAAATGATATTTACTAACCAATTAATAAAGAGTAGGCCAGAATCACACTAAATACATCCTTTATGAActtgtataaaaaaaaataaaaaaaacactaGTTACAAGAGGTTTACTCACATCGTTGGAGGCAACATCAGCACCATGttgttttgttccttctttatcGTTTTCCCCTcccatatcattatgatcaagtATGAAATTCCTGCACCTTGAAGGAGTATGAAATGCGGCATATTCTTTACTAAATTCTGTGTCTTCGCACAGGTTGCGACTCACACTACGGTGAGACATCTCCTCATCGTGGTAATCACCCTCGAATGGAGGTTCCTCGTCATTTCTTTGCTTTAAGTACGCAACATCATTCTCCAATAAGGTAATCTTCGCCATCACTGTCTTCTGCGATTTAATCAGGTCATCAAAGTAAACTCGATCTTCCCAAAGCAGAGATCTTTGTCAAAAGGGTTGTCACAAATCTTTATAGAGCCTGATTTCTTGTCAGGAACCTTCCCGAAGCCAAATTCCTCATCACAAACCCTGAACCATGTTTCTACGACTTTTTCTTCGGCCTTTTCTCTGGGAAAAATAGGGTAGGCAACCTCCCTAGACAATAAGTAATTAACTAACGCCCAGACCACGATTGTTCTTCTGGCATGTCAAGAAGATGCCCAATTGCAGTTTTTCGGAAAATGGCTTGCTCATGGTCTTCCAATTTTTCACGTAGTTCTTTTAAAGACAACAAGCTGGAGTAAGTCGTAATATTTCCGTAGCCATCCCTGTATTTCTGGGGGTGGATATACGTCCTACAAAACACAATTGCATTGATAAACATTTGTGCAGAAGTCATTACACTCATTACTATACGAGGATAAAACTAGATATTGTAGGCTTAATCAAATAAAACTGCCATAATAGTGTTTCCAATTGCACCTATTTACCTTTTCTTCACCACTGGCATTGAATCTTTATGTTTTGTTGGAAGCTCTCCAGGAATACACATAACTTGGCACCTGTGACAATAGTTTTGGGTTAGTAATGATCTCAAGAATAGTAGTTCTAGTTATAAAACAACGTAAGAATGCTACACATACAATTAACATACATAACACAAATGCAATTTATAGTCTGATCGATACACATTTACGGATAAATGCAACTACAACATgagaaaattatatacaaaaaaaaaacacccaaaatcatttcaatttcaaataaagGATTCCCAATAAGTGGAAACATCAGATTACTCAAGTCTTACTACATGTGCAATACATGAACCGAGAACGCTGAACATAAAATCACCGGATCATGATTCTCCAGCTAACTGTCTATGTGGGTTAGTTAGTTATCAATACGAAAACTGAGAAATAAAGTCTGGCAGAATTGGAAGTACACGCATATCACAACTGATCAGCAAAATTCCCAGTTAAAAGAATATTTTCTAGATAATTAAAGATGCAGAGGCTTTGAAATATAAAAGAATacaattcattaaaaaaaatataaaaaaaaactgcgATGGGAGCATCTCAGGAAGACACATATTATGCCCTTATACTTGACAAAACGAGATTTCCATTGTTGCGCAAAAACTGAAAGAAGTCGCCCATTGTTTGTTTCTCGACTTAGTTGTTAAATTTGTGTCAAATGAAGTATGTATTAATATTCCTTTTGAAACTTACACTTAGAAGAATGCCAACAAGCACATCAATTTCGGCACTACATTATACTAATCTGACTTACCAACAAACACATGCATAAGTGAGTGGACGACTGAACTTATCCGAGAATCTTAACAAACACTCAAATTTCAAGTTGTACAAATGTATCAAACAAGTAACAACATAAAATCATAACGCTAAGGAAGTAATTTTGCTCGTTATGATTCTGTTTGGGAAAAAAATGATTAGGGTACACAAAGTTTCACTGTACCAAATCAACAGAAAATGATTCTAGATGCACGGTCTGCCAACTGCTCATGTAGTTTTTTTACAGTCGGCAAGCTGGAGTAATTCATAATCTTCCGCAACAATTGCTAAGTTAGACTCCTAATCTACCATTATAATTGCATTCAACGGCCTTAATCCTTCCTTAATATTATTTCCAATTGACACGTATTTACCTTTCCTTCATTACTGACAttattgtttttccttttcaACCTGCAACTCACAAAATCCCCAATTTCAAATTTTATTATGACTATCCAGAAGTATTATGAAGGTTCGATTAGGAAAATGAATTCATGAACCCATGCATGAATATACTGAAAATGATTTTATTATACAGCAGGTGCGAGTCATATGACACAGATTGAGCACTTAATCCATGAAGGTGACAACTACTACATGTCATCCATTGTTAGTGACAAAGCGCTATGGGGGTCAACCTAATTTTGTTCCGATATTCACTACAAAAATTTTTGATCCATATTTCATTTATAATTCAAAGAAATATGAAAGATCACAAATGATAAAAGCTTATCATTTTTGATTGCGATTGCCGGAAAAACCATTGGAGATGGAAGTTAACCAGATCCAACTATGTTAACCATGAAttttcttactatttttttttcttttcatgtgAAACATGACTACCTTCAGTGAAAGAATAGTCATATAGTCGACTAGAGATGGAAACACACCCAAAATAGGAGAACCGTAATGACTGAAACTCAAAAAGAAATTCAAAAGATTAGATGTAGAAGTGAACATGGgcattttttttatgaaatagaACGAAGAAAAATGTAGAGAGCAAATCCAAAACTGAAAGCTCAAGGACTGGAAACAAAATTGATTAACAGAATCCACGTATTAGTCTTCAAGGGATCGCATGGTTGACGCAAGAAAAGTAGGAGGCTTTAGACATATTAAATGTCCACAACCACAATCCATTATGCATGCATCCagatatttcaataaatgtttatGAGTCTATAAAGTCATTAGTTCAATCAAGATAGCTGAGATGATTGGATATTAATGGAATAAACTTATACTGGCCTAGCACACCACTAATAGCTGTTGCTACAAGCTCCATATATGTATCATGGCACACAATATACAAGAAAACTGAAAGAGGTTCAGATGACCAAACAAAAGTGTACAATAGAAGTTGACTATAAAGAGGGAGGACAAGAATGTTAGTGGTCTAAAGGTTATTTTATTAAACTTTACATCATACTCTCAATCCATTTAGGAGATTTGTAAATAGAGCAGCAGACGCTATGGCTAATGCGTGCTCGCACTGGTGGATGTTTGATCAACCTAGTTTCCATACCGGAAAACTTCTTATGGTTGTAACTTTTAGTTTCTGTTCAATGAATATATCAACTCACTTTCAAAAAACCTCTCAAAAATCTACTGGTATGTGTCTGTATCCTTAAATCCTTTCCCCAAATTAAAAGGAAAAAGTGGCAAAACTCTCTTAGTAAGCTTTCTACTGGTATCCTTAAATCCTTAAATCCTTTCCCCAAACATAAATGTTAATCGGTATTTGGAATCTAACGCCTGAAAATACCTTAGTAAGCTTTCTACTGGTATGTTTCACAAAGAAAGCTTTCTTAATCGGTGTAGGAGTTCTAGTGATTCTTCAGTCGCTGCTCGTGCATAtatatttcaaaccctagttttaaATTACCAAGAAATTAGGAAACCCAAGTTATGAAACCATACAACCCTCAGTAAACCCTAGTTTCGAACACCAAaatatcaaaaattaaaaaa includes the following:
- the LOC113290915 gene encoding uncharacterized protein LOC113290915 is translated as MHKRKVITVVPTHSGDDEAAYESAERCPFSSPKLPWGVEQYPDYNRTFDTTPLSEGADSDDDDSRREHYRWFADWNKCEDNNYFSEGYTSSENSAIPSDAEEEEDIPRLPRRRLNFANGVAGENVNAADEDVVVAWVTSIVLTCMKERLRTKPPTIRKMFLKKKKVKISYWTALRARHMCLEKIHGLGSYERSFRLVPELCHQIKAINPRNIAVWSKDNMTNEFQGLCISYKAFLEGFKNECRPLIALDGFPLKSKYRGVGLTSSSVDGNNGMFPIAIYVCLTETQETWSRFLCILKPFLMELKMTIMFFSDHEKGETLFYYIITMV
- the LOC113287954 gene encoding uncharacterized protein LOC113287954 isoform X2 codes for the protein MKTQITDWQNEEDINDLFCFLDQSKIHGEFYNDNGMSLVNCGDLSRLLDPSGWLGDEVINKTLYLLRKSKYFTGANHTWTYFETYMLKILENKIDKVMERIRLGISPKHDDARPLPWDAVSTVYGVLNVKKTHWVALTIKMAERRITIYDSKIPPRTGKNTNIYEEIEILREYLRGVTGSGEWHCIFYSKNLPQQTDGHFEQVGEMIQVENE
- the LOC113287954 gene encoding ubiquitin-like-specific protease ESD4 isoform X1, with the protein product MKTQITDWQNEEDINDLFCFLDQSKIHGEFYNDNGMSLVNCGDLSRLLDPSGWLGDEVINKTLYLLRKSKYFTGANHTWTYFETYMLKILENKIDKVMERIRLGISPKHDDARPLPWDAVSTVYGVLNVKKTHWVALTIKMAERRITIYDSKIPPRTGKNTNIYEEIEILREYLRGVTGSGEWHCIFYSKNLPQQTDGSSCSVFAIKFIDHIIRDISFQKIEQSKTPRFRCEISLQLFKKQFIEVNGTSTE